Proteins from a genomic interval of Spea bombifrons isolate aSpeBom1 chromosome 4, aSpeBom1.2.pri, whole genome shotgun sequence:
- the LOC128490972 gene encoding mucin-17-like — translation MSTIKYTTVFGSKETKTPSEISTKQYTTVESDETTTTPGTSTEAFITTNGSKEPDTTQQTTSGWYTTPGVSLETKTFAQTTTNPYTTPKGSEVTHPTQDTTTDVSAETAPAATFPSSTISQTTLQINATTSIVSQTTISVVTIPPSTFKTTATKPSPTSKSTGKPVPPPFQCYNGGTYDSNKCLCLDDFYGPLCEFIIDRAPVSGRKVNTTVKVEIKITNKEYNESLKDTTSDYYKKFEKDFKSEMKMVYGEIPGYQDVEIKSVRKGSIIVNHSVIVEAEYTETVTVTEQYNDIVSNVETHLEELVKANCTNGNESTALCIDSTFEITDDPPKTEKELCFDRFEPGFREYYTPLVTAEGVICLSDCDPQSGRYLSCNGGACMLQNGTGPQCLCPNSEKYIYTGPRCQGKILKSELYGGVGAAIAVLVVIILVIGFLMFRRKKDKKLDAFTKDQEDVWYDDANSEWSVEHGFTNLSETKEDDEGDSSKSGSFSSKQRFKPALENVDTSIKVKIQRPEISIT, via the exons atgtctACTATAAAGTACACCACAGTATTTGGATCTAAGGAAACTAAAACCCCATCAGAAATATCTACAAAACAGTATACTACAGTGGAATCTGATGAAACAACTACAACACCTGGAACATCTACAGAAGCCTTCATTACAACAAATGGATCTAAGGAACCAGACACAACACAGCAAACCACTTCAGGATGGTATACAACACCCGGAGTATCTTTGGAAACTAAGACCTTTGCACAAACAACTACAAATCCTTATACCACACCAAAAGGATCTGAAGTAACACATCCTACACAAGATACAACTACAGATGTATCTGCAGAAACTGCTCCTGCAGCTACTTTCCCTTCGTCCACAATTTCCCAAACAACTCTACAAATCAACGCCACAACATCTATTGTTTCTCAAACTACTATTTCTGTGGTAACTATTCCACCATCCACCTTCAAAACTACTGCTACCAAACCTTCTCCTACCTCCAAGTCTACTGGAAAACCTGTACCACCACCTT ttcagtGTTATAATGGAGGTACCTATGATTCCAATAAATGTCTTTGCCTTGATGACTTTTATGGACCTTTGTGTGAGTTCATCATTGACCGAGCTCCAGTTAGTG GTAGAAAGGTTAATACCACAGTGAAAGTGGAGATAAAAATCACTAATAAGGAGTATAACGAAAGCCTCAAAGATACAACATCTGACTATTATAAGAAGTTTGAAAAGGATTTTAAATCAGag atgAAGATGGTTTATGGCGAAATCCCAGGGTATCAGGATGTAGAAATCAAGTCTGTGAG GAAAGGAAGTATCATTGTGAATCACAGCGTAATTGTCGAGGCTGAATATACAGAAACTGTGACGGTTACCGAGCAGTATAACGACATAGTTAGCAATGTGGAAACGCATCTGGAAGAACTCGTAAAGGCAAATTGCACGAATGGAAATGAAAGTA ctgcaTTGTGTATTGATTCCACCTTCGAAATAACAGATGATCCTCCAAAAACCGAAAAAG AACTCTGTTTTGACAGGTTTGAACCTGGTTTTAGAGAATATTACACGCCATTGGTAACTGCTGAAGGAGTGATCTGTTTATCGGATTGCGATCCGCAATCAGGAAGGTATTTGAGCTGCAACGGGGGCGCCTGCATGTTACAAAACGGCACAGGACCACAATGCCT TTGCCCGAATtcggaaaaatatatatacactggtcCCCGGTGTCAAGGGAAGATATTAAAGTCAGAACTATATGGCGGAGTGGGAGCGGCCATCGCAGTCCTGGTGGTGATTATCCTCGTTATTGGATTCCTGAtgttcagaagaaaaaaagacaagaagct TGATGCCTTCACCAAAGACCAGGAAGATGTGTGGTATGACGATGCCAACAGTGAATGGAGTGTTGAACATGGCTTCACCAACTTGAGTgaaacaaaagaagatgacGAGGGAG ATTCCTCCAAAAGTGGCTCATTTTCCAGCAAACAAAGATTCAAGCCAGCCCTGGAAAATGTGGACACATCTATCAAG GTAAAGATTCAGAGACCGGAGATCTCCATCACATGA